A genomic window from Pocillopora verrucosa isolate sample1 chromosome 7, ASM3666991v2, whole genome shotgun sequence includes:
- the LOC131781823 gene encoding E3 ubiquitin-protein ligase RNF216-like: MSFEARILDSLRPIFPQLNDRVLTECIRNVQETVGSDPATILPGCIDMLLSRTINEENLTANRSVVPVTKPTNEKANSFVIEEDDDVVFVSKTSRVQTAAATRIAPMIIDDVEITAYHSSSTPRGASNPPPLNAGCNTRDLSRNLSFEGETQFPRAPFSNMPSANLQDSNRHVQVTHTQHPLDPTEGAMENLHALFPDVRDDYLQSLLDRWSHLPRDVAINHACNELIEKRDYPKKASKLTNPLGTNTSGNVCVEKDFFKDYSGPVSLQYQNQCLVLLQNEFRMIPKGHIKKALQIFRYHYAPSRRYLQEQLRISTQRDATATVTAAPSCQLTSKVPLATVDETPYALSQRPPQIQLLRCGRSPVQSNYSPFNMDEELLREMEYVKKWDLSRTAEKDRLFALSLNDQQYEEEGQKIECGCCYGDAAFEDMVQCLDGHLFCASCLMNYAKEAAFGQGKTTLVCMSDGCEGTFPMSQLKKALPTKILEKYEDRVQEESLTLAQMDDFVQCPYCDFAAILPQEEKVFKCQNPSCAKETCRYCKEEWSDHFGLKCTEVEKSAQKDVRLSYEERMTMAKIRKCPKCGCEFTKSDGCNKMTCRCGATMCYVCRKPSIHYNHFCQHPKDPGKPCTKCKSCSLWSDPSEDDNRAVKELEKEAQEAKRKFEAESEDIPAKRVKNV; encoded by the coding sequence ATGTCGTTTGAGGCGAGGATTTTGGATTCCTTAAGACCCATATTCCCGCAGCTAAATGACCGCGTTTTAACGGAATGCATAAGGAATGTTCAAGAAACCGTTGGAAGTGATCCCGCCACTATATTACCCGGATGCATTGACATGCTCTTGAGTAGAACtattaatgaagaaaatttaacgGCAAACAGATCAGTTGTGCCTGTGACAAAACCTACAAACGAAAAAGCAAACTCGTTTGTTATAGAAGAAGACGATGATGTAGTGTTTGTCTCGAAAACGAGCCGTGTTCAGACAGCGGCTGCAACCAGAATTGCACCAATGATCATTGATGACGTGGAGATTACGGCATACCACTCTTCGTCCACCCCGAGAGGCGCATCTAATCCACCTCCGCTAAATGCTGGTTGTAACACAAGGGACCTAAGCCGAAATCTTTCGTTCGAAGGAGAGACACAATTTCCTCGTGCGCCATTTTCGAATATGCCGTCAGCGAATCTTCAAGATTCTAATCGACATGTTCAGGTTACACACACTCAACATCCTCTAGATCCCACAGAAGGAGCTATGGAAAACCTTCACGCTCTATTCCCTGATGTAAGAGATGATTATCTTCAAAGCTTGCTTGACAGGTGGTCACATCTCCCTCGAGATGTGGCCATCAATCATGCTTGCAATGAGTTAATTGAGAAACGTGATTATCCTAAGAAAGCATCTAAATTAACTAATCCTCTGGGAACCAATACTTCTGGAAATGTCTGTGTAGAGAAAGACTTCTTCAAAGACTATTCAGGTCCAGTGTCATTGCAATACCAAAATCAGTGCTTAGTTTTACTTCAAAATGAATTCAGAATGATTCCCAAGGGGCATATTAAGAAAGCTTTGCAAATATTTCGATATCACTATGCCCCAAGTAGAAGATATCTGCAGGAACAACTTCGCATTTCTACACAAAGGGATGCAACTGCCACAGTGACAGCTGCACCCTCTTGTCAACTCACAAGTAAGGTGCCATTAGCCACTGTTGATGAGACTCCCTATGCACTTAGCCAGCGACCACCTCAAATTCAACTTCTTAGGTGTGGACGCTCTCCAGTACAGTCAAATTACTCACCATTTAACATGGATGAGGAACTTTTAAGGGAGATGGAGTATGTGAAAAAGTGGGATCTTTCTAGAACTGCAGAGAAGGATCGATTATTTGCCCTAAGCTTAAATGACCAGCAGTATGAAGAAGAAGGCCAGAAAATTGAATGTGGCTGTTGCTATGGAGATGCAGCTTTTGAAGACATGGTTCAGTGCCTGGATGGTCATCTTTTCTGTGCAAGTTGTCTGATGAACTATGCAAAGGAGGCTGCTTTTGGCCAAGGTAAGACAACTCTTGTGTGCATGAGTGATGGTTGTGAAGGCACATTTCCCATGAGTCAACTGAAGAAGGCCTTGCCAACCAAAATCCTGGAGAAATATGAAGATCGTGTGCAAGAGGAATCCCTTACATTGGCCCAAATGGATGATTTTGTGCAGTGCCCCTATTGTGATTTTGCAGCAATTTTGCCACAGGaagagaaagtttttaaatgcCAGAATCCTTCTTGTGCCAAAGAAACCTGTCGGTACTGCAAAGAGGAATGGTCTGATCATTTTGGCTTAAAGTGTACCGAGGTTGAAAAATCAGCACAGAAGGATGTGAGGCTTTCATATGAAGAAAGAATGACAATGGCAAAGATAAGAAAATGCCCAAAGTGTGGGTGCGAGTTCACCAAATCAGATGGGTGCAACAAAATGACATGTCGGTGTGGAGCCACAATGTGCTATGTCTGCCGTAAGCCAAGTATTCATTATAACCACTTTTGTCAGCATCCAAAGGATCCTGGAAAGCCGTGCACAAAATGCAAAAGTTGTTCGCTGTGGAGTGATCCTTCCGAAGATGATAACCGTGCAGTGAAGGAACTCGAGAAGGAAGCCCAAGAAGCAAAGAGGAAGTTTGAGGCAGAATCAGAGGACATCCCAGCTAAAAGGGTGAAGAATGTATGA
- the LOC131781851 gene encoding chondroitin sulfate ABC exolyase-like, which yields MQQTSFAFLVLISLAFSLLDLVEGSQCDELLDFEDKNQLKCFATREGSIKSLSDERAKNGLYSLKWESKSTSKSRLVYTRPSSSSIRGKKLRYGGVKIWLYKERASEGKMEIRLRDSKKKKTIGLIPVNLRFKGWRGIWVAYSECKTSSRSIYGSAQLNRVSFVLSQKGVIYIDMLDFVDHMAFQSRDKIVPPFTTKWKDATFSWQQTHRWSKQKPTDLPKAVDASKILSMKHIESRFKNFYCNERKTSYDFVGFELERWKAMTNSFGRANKEYDRLTFKTSSDSTKVISGPPLFCRNCKMGTRKYSTKDPTRKFSFVMAQIMLPLAVEYYLRSRKAEMDKIVEKETTDQALLSTDPAKIEESVKRIAGNRKARRDEFYAFLQNQQKVPYDKAKVRRSLEYLNKARLQRIINLLDYVEDQGWADGSAIGSLNHEMNRNGAAYMHTILLLKDSLHKHSTNKSRLLNLIKTAKWYNDFGEVYQKKFEFGGTTADRMITIMLFRLIIVLVMPTSSEEEIKARQRDMDAVKRWMDNALKINKAFGGVVKPDYTGFHHMAFYGSAYIPQALHTASQLQYLLEGTDFALSASSKRNLLKSLKTLRVTAVKYSTPSSVGGRFTEYFKAVLVKILPAYAYISVSHSKSLASTPKVGTSVPDVTSDVKMFLRLYQPSDDLIVNYLNDGTIRKGKSYMNTLGSLEIMSQVFQKASVNKKMTAESSPEGHWSKNFAALSIHRREDWVVTVKGFNRFVWDFEQGKGQNLHGIFQSHGQMIIANDEESLKAHDIENGWDWTKIPGATTMNLSLYETLLKKARYFSPRSSAGGVTFKGPEPIARGLFAMDFHQPDYQFLNVSDRHRNMKLYFKKSVFFFQSVLVCLGSNIKIENGPGKEAQTTLFQDKLQRGSSTFNIEVDGVTKGMSAPFPAETPALSSEGYITLTDTKGNGYYIPSSSASSLKVKVENQSSKTPADKPSSGHYATAWFEHSSSDDKYEYAIYVKTPSYPKSASDVWKSQATSTTRKVYTVLKQDNEAHVVKFEMTTERWNWIDAQYGYAIFGSIMKLPAEGPVKAVSKDCLIMAKEDSKFLYLSISYPDLAFPTSKPLEKIQDIKVKEEYKMESEDTEVQVTLRYDVLKTLPTKAYAHGSPAEYLPIVQVESPSSPKASKGNRVVFVNLKDGFSVEVKLRK from the exons ATGCAACAAACCTCATTTGCATTTCTTGTTCTGATCAGCCTCGCCTTTTCCTTATTGGATCTTGTGGAAG gCAGCCAATGCGATGAGCTACTGGATTTCGAGGACAAAAATCAACTCAAGTGCTTCGCAACTCGAGAGGGTTCCATTAAGTCGTTATCTGATGAGAGAGCAAAGAATGGTCTGTACTCTCTCAAGTGGGAGTCAAAGTCTACTAGCAAGTCGAGACTAGTATACACCAGGCCCTCCTCGTCGTCCatcagaggaaaaaaacttAGGTATGGAGGAGTAAAAATCTGGCTTTACAAGGAAAGGGCGTCTGAAGGAAAGATGGAAATCCGGCTGAGAgacagtaaaaagaaaaaaacaattgggTTGATCCCAGTTAATCTTAGATTTAAAGGATGGAGAGGAATATGGGTGGCCTACTCTGAGTGCAAGACATCCTCCAGGAGTATATACGGTTCTGCTCAGTTGAATCGAGTCAGTTTTGTATTAAGCCAGAAGGGTGTTATCTATATTGATATGCTAGATTTTGTAGACCATATGGCCTTCCAGAGTCGCGATAAAATAGTTCCACCATTTACAACGAAGTGGAAGGATGCAACGTTCTCTTGGCAACAAACACATCGCTGGAGTAAACAGAAACCAACCGACCTTCCCAAAGCTGTCGATGCATCTAAAATTTTGAGTATGAAACACATTGAAAGTCGCTTTAAAAATTTCTATTGTAATGAAAGGAAAACTAGTTATGATTTCGTTGGATTTGAGCTCGAGCGTTGGAAAGCAATGACGAACAGCTTTGGCAGGGCGAACAAGGAATATGATAGACTTACATTTAAAACGTCATCAGACTCCACGAAAGTGATCAGTGGTCCTCCATTGTTTTGTCGTAACTGTAAAATGGGAACCAGAAAGTACTCTACCAAAGATCCTACGAGGAAGTTCAGCTTTGTTATGGCACAGATCATGCTACCTCTAGCGGTAGAATATTACTTGAGGTCCCGTAAAGCAGAGATGGATAAGATAGTAGAGAAAGAGACCACAGATCAAGCCCTTCTTTCTACTGATCCAGCAAAGATAGAAGAGTCGGTAAAACGGATCGCAGGAAACCGTAAAGCCAGAAGAGATGAATTTTACGCCTTCCTCCAAAATCAACAGAAGGTCCCTTACGACAAGGCAAAAGTGCGTCGGTCATTGGAATACTTAAACAAAGCTCGTCTTCAAAGAATCATCAATTTACTGGATTATGTAGAAGACCAAGGATGGGCAGATGGCAGTGCTATAGGTTCCTTGAATCATGAGATGAATCGAAATGGCGCTGCATATATGCATACTATCCTTTTACTTAAAGATAGTCTACACAAACATTCCACAAACAAAAGCAGACTGCTTAACTTGATCAAGACCGCAAAATGGTACAACGACTTTGGAGAAGTTTATCAAAAGAAATTCGAGTTCGGAGGGACGACAGCCGACAGAATGATTACTATAATGCTGTTTCGGCTCATCATTGTTTTAGTGATGCCTACAAGTTCTGAGGAAGAGATAAAAGCCAGACAAAGAGATATGGACGCTGTTAAGAGATGGATGGACAACGCTTTGAAAATCAACAAGGCGTTTGGAGGAGTTGTAAAGCCTGATTACACTGGCTTCCACCACATGGCGTTTTATGGATCGGCTTACATACCGCAGGCATTGCATACAGCATCACAACTGCAGTACCTTCTTGAAGGAACTGATTTTGCCTTATCGGCCTCATCGAAAAGAAACCTACTAAAATCACTCAAAACTCTGCGAGTTACAGCTGTGAAATACTCTACGCCCAGTAGCGTAGGAGGACGCTTTACCGAGTACTTCAAAGCTGTTTTGGTGAAAATACTCCCTGCATACGCTTACATCAGCGTATCTCATTCAAAATCACTGGCCTCAACACCAAAAGTTGGCACATCCGTGCCTGATGTCACTAGCGATGTGAAAATGTTTCTACGTCTTTACCAACCTTCTGACgatttaattgttaattatctCAATGATGGAACAATTCGAAAAGGCAAATCCTACATGAATACTCTGGGGTCTTTGGAAATAATGAGCCAA GTGTTCCAGAAAGCCAGTGTAAATAAGAAAATGACTGCTGAGTCATCTCCGGAGGGGCATTGGTCCAAGAACTTTGCAGCTCTTTCTATTCATCGTCGTGAAGACTGGGTAGTTACAGTGAAAGGCTTTAACAGATTTGTCTGGGACTTTGAGCAGGGCAAGGGTCAAAATTTGCACGGTATTTTTCAAAGCCATGGCCAGATGATTATTGCTAATGACGAGGAGTCGTTAAAGGCACATGATATAGAGAACGGATGGGACTGGACAAAAATACCAGGAGCCACTACAATGAATCTAAGCCTTTATGAAACGCTACTCAAGAAAGCGAGGTATTTCAGTCCGCGATCTTCAGCCGGAGGAGTTACCTTTAAAGGGCCAGAGCCTATCGCGAGAGGACTCTTCGCCATGGACTTTCATCAACCAGATTATCAGTTCTTAAACGTAAGTGATCGTCATCGTAATATGAAACTCtactttaaaaaatctgttttctttttccaaagcGTATTGGTCTGCTTAGGCAGCaacatcaaaattgaaaatggtcCTGGAAAAGAAGCACAGACAACACTCTTTCAAGACAAGCTTCAAAGAGGTTCATCGACCTTCAATATTGAAGTAGATGGTGTAACAAAGGGTATGTCAGCTCCTTTCCCCGCTGAGACACCGGCTTTAAGTTCAGAGGGGTACATCACTCTTACTGACACGAAAGGCAATGGCTACTACATTCCAAGTTCCAGTGCTTCGAGTCTCAAGGTTAAAGTTGAGAACCAAAGCTCTAAAACTCCAGCTGACAAGCCTTCTAGTGGTCATTATGCCACCGCCTGGTTTGAGCACAGTTCATCCGATGACAAATACGAGTACGCGATTTACGTTAAAACACCATCGTATCCCAAATCTGCCAGCGATGTTTGGAAATCTCAGGCGACTAGTACCACGAGAAAAGTATACACAGTTTTGAAACAGGACAACGAAGCGCATGTGGTGAAATTTGAGATGACCACAGAACGCTGGAATTGGATTGACGCCCAGTATGGTTATGCAATATTCGGGTCCATCATGAAGCTCCCAGCCGAAGGTCCAGTCAAAGCTGTCAGCAAAGATTGCCTCATTATGGCGAAAGAAGATTCGAAGTTCCTTTATTTGAGCATCAGCTATCCTGATCTCGCATTTCCTACGTCTAAGCCTTTGGAGAAAATACAAGACATAAAGGTGAAAGAGGAGTACAAAATGGAGAGCGAAGACACCGAAGTGCAGGTGACGCTGAGATATGATGTACTAAAGACCCTACCCACAAAAGCATATGCTCATGGATCCCCAGCAGAATACTTGCCAATAGTTCAGGTTGAGTCGCCATCCTCGCCTAAAGCGAGCAAGGGAAATAGAGTTGTCTTTGTCAACCTTAAAGATGGATTCAGCGTAGAAGTTAAGCTGAGGAAGTAG
- the LOC131781811 gene encoding chondroitin sulfate ABC exolyase-like yields MQRARLVFLLLTSFALALLDSAESLTSESGDQCDELLDFENRNQLNCFATRGDSTKSLSEERAKNGLYSLKWESKSTGRSRLVYTRPSSSSIRGKKLRYGGMKIWLYKERESDGKMEIRLRDSNKKKTIGLIPVDLGFKGWRGIWVAYSECKTSSRSIYGSARLDRVSFVISQKDTIFIDILDFVDNLAFQSRDKIVPPFTTKWKVATSSRFQTYRWSKQKPTDLPKAVDASKTLSLKHIESRFKNFYCNEKKTSYDFVGFELERWKAMTKSFGKANKEYDRLTFKTLSDSKKVISGPPLFCRTCKRGTRKYSTKDPTRKFSFVMAQIMLPLAVEYYLRSRKAEMDKIVEKETTNQALLSTDPAKVEESVKRIAGSHKAIRDEFYSFLQNQQKVPYDKTKVRRSLEYLNKARLQRIINLLDYVEDQGWADGSALGSLTAEMNRNGAAYMHTILLLKDSLHKHSTNKSRLLNLIKTAKWYNDFGEVYQKKFEFDGTNADRMITIMLFRLIIVLVMPTSSDAEIKARQRDMDACKKWMDNALKINKAFGGVVKPDYTGFHHRAFYGSAYIPQALHTASQLQYLLEGTDFALSDSSKRNLRESLKTLRVIAVKYSTPSSVGGRFPQYSKAVLLKTIPAYAYISVSHSGSLASTPKAGASVTDVTSDVKMFIRLYQPSDELVVEYLNDGTIRRGKSYMNTLGSLEIMSQVFQKASVNKKMTAESSPAGHWSKNFAALSIHRREDWAVTMKGFNRFVWDFEQGKGQNLHGIFQSHGQMIIANNEESLKAHDIENGWDWTKIPGATTMNLTLYETLLKKARYFSPRSSAGGVTFKGPEPIASGLFAMDFHQPDYQFLNVSDRHRNIKLYFKKSVFFFQSVLVCLGSNIKIENGPGKEAQTTLFQDKLQRGSSTFTIEVDGVTKGMSAPFPAETPALSSEGYTTLTDTKGNSYYIPSSSASSLKVKVENQSSKTPADKPSSGYYATAWFEHSSSDDKYEYAIYVKTPSYPTSASDVWKSQATSTTRKVYTVLKQDNKAHVVKFEMTTERWNWIDAQYGYAIFGSIMELPAEGPIKAVSKDCLIMAKEDSKFLYLSISYPDLAFPTSKPLEKIQDIKVKEEYKMESEDTKMQVALRYDVLKTLPTKAYAHGSPADYLPIVRVESLSSPKANKGNRVVFVNLKNGFSVEVKLRKYSE; encoded by the exons ATGCAAAGAGCCagacttgtttttcttttactgacCAGTTTCGCCCTAGCCTTACTGGATTCTGCAGAGAGTCTGACATCAGAAAGTG GCGACCAATGCGATGAACTACTGGATTTCGAGAACAGAAATCAACTCAACTGCTTCGCAACTCGAGGAGATTCCACGAAGTCGTTATCTGAAGAAAGAGCAAAGAATGGTCTGTACTCTCTCAAGTGGGAGTCAAAGTCTACTGGCAGGTCGAGACTAGTATATACCAGGCCTTCCTCGTCGTCCATCCGGGGGAAAAAACTTCGGTATGGAGGAATGAAAATCTGGCTTTACAAGGAAAGGGAATCTGACGGAAAGATGGAAATCCGGCTGAGAGAcagtaataagaaaaaaacaattggaTTGATTCCAGTTGATCTTGGATTTAAAGGATGGAGAGGAATATGGGTGGCCTACTCTGAGTGCAAGACATCTTCCAGGAGTATTTACGGTTCTGCTCGATTAGATCGAGTCAGTTTTGTAATAAGCCAGAAGGATACTATCTTTATTGATATACTGGATTTTGTAGACAATTTGGCTTTCCAGAGTCGCGATAAAATAGTTCCACCATTTACAACGAAGTGGAAGGTGGCTACATCCTCAAGGTTTCAAACATATCGCTGGAGTAAACAGAAACCAACTGATCTTCCCAAAGCTGTCGATGCATCTAAAACTTTGAGTCTAAAACACATCGAAAgtcgttttaaaaatttctattGCAATGAGAAGAAAACTAGTTATGATTTCGTTGGATTTGAGCTTGAACGTTGGAAAGCAATGACGAAAAGCTTTGGCAAGGCAAACAAGGAATATGATAGACTTACTTTCAAAACGTTATCAGACTCAAAGAAAGTGATCAGTGGTCCTCCATTGTTTTGCCGCACCTGCAAAAGAGGAACCAGAAAGTATTCTACTAAGGATCCTACAAGGAAGTTTAGCTTTGTTATGGCACAGATCATGCTGCCTCTAGCGGTGGAGTATTACTTGAGGTCCCGTAAAGCAGAGATGGATAAGATAGTGGAGAAAGAGACCACAAATCAAGCCCTTCTCTCTACTGATCCAGCAAAGGTAGAAGAGTCGGTAAAACGGATCGCAGGAAGCCATAAAGCCATAAGAGATGAATTTTACTCCTTCCTCCAAAATCAACAGAAGGTCCCTTACGACAAAACAAAAGTGCGCCGGTCATTGGAATACTTAAACAAAGCTCGTCTTCAAAGAATCATCAATTTACTGGATTATGTAGAAGACCAAGGATGGGCGGATGGCAGTGCTTTAGGTTCCTTGACTGCAGAGATGAATCGAAATGGCGCTGCATATATGCATACTATCCTTTTACTTAAAGATAGTCTACACAAACATTCCACAAACAAGAGCAGACTGCTTAACTTGATCAAGACCGCAAAATGGTACAACGACTTTGGAGAAGTGTATCAAAAGAAATTCGAATTTGATGGGACAAATGCCGACAGAATGATTACTATAATGCTGTTTCGGCTCATCATTGTTTTAGTGATGCCTACAAGTTCAGATGCAGAGATAAAAGCCAGACAAAGAGATATGGACGCTTGTAAGAAATGGATGGACAATGCCTTGAAAATCAACAAAGCATTTGGAGGAGTTGTAAAGCCTGATTATACTGGCTTCCACCACAGGGCGTTTTATGGATCCGCTTACATACCGCAGGCATTGCATACAGCGTCACAACTGCAGTACCTTCTTGAGGGAACTGATTTTGCTCTATCGGACTCATCGAAAAGAAACCTGCGTGAATCACTCAAAACTCTACGAGTTATAGCTGTGAAATACTCTACGCCTAGTAGTGTGGGAGGACGCTTTCCCCAGTACTCCAAGGCTGTTTTATTGAAAACGATCCCTGCATACGCCTACATCAGCGTATCTCATTCAGGATCTCTAGCCTCAACACCAAAAGCTGGCGCATCTGTGACTGATGTCACTAGCGATGTGAAAATGTTTATACGTCTTTACCAACCTTCAGACGAGTTAGTCGTTGAATACCTCAATGATGGAACAATTCGACGAGGGAAATCCTACATGAACACACTTGGGTCTTTGGAAATAATGAGCCAA GTGTTCCAGAAAGCCAGTGTAAATAAGAAAATGACTGCTGAGTCATCTCCGGCGGGGCATTGGTCCAAGAACTTTGCAGCTCTTTCTATTCATCGTCGTGAAGACTGGGCAGTTACAATGAAAGGCTTTAACAGATTTGTCTGGGACTTTGAGCAAGGCAAGGGTCAAAATTTGCACGGTATTTTTCAGAGCCATGGTCAGATGATTATTGCAAACAACGAGGAGTCGTTAAAGGCACATGATATAGAGAACGGATGGGACTGGACAAAAATACCAGGAGCCACTACAATGAATCTAACCCTTTATGAAACGCTACTAAAGAAAGCGAGGTATTTCAGTCCGCGATCTTCAGCCGGAGGAGTTACCTTTAAAGGGCCAGAGCCCATCGCGAGCGGACTCTTCGCCATGGACTTTCATCAACCAGATTACCAGTTCTTAAACGTAAGTGATCGTCATCGTAATATTAAACTCTACTTTAAAAAAtccgttttctttttccaaagcGTATTGGTCTGCTTAGGCAGCaacatcaaaattgaaaatggtcCTGGAAAAGAAGCACAGACAACACTCTTTCAAGACAAGCTTCAAAGAGGTTCATCGACCTTCACTATTGAAGTAGATGGTGTAACAAAAGGTATGTCAGCTCCTTTCCCCGCTGAGACACCGGCTTTAAGTTCAGAGGGGTACACCACTCTTACTGACACGAAAGGCAATAGCTACTACATTCCAAGTTCCAGTGCTTCGAGTCTCAAGGTTAAAGTTGAGAACCAAAGCTCTAAAACTCCAGCTGACAAACCTTCCAGTGGTTATTATGCCACCGCCTGGTTTGAACATAGTTCATCCGATGACAAATATGAGTACGCCATTTACGTTAAAACACCATCGTATCCCACATCTGCCAGCGATGTTTGGAAATCTCAGGCGACTAGTACCACAAGAAAAGTATACACAGTTTTGAAACAGGATAACAAAGCGCATGTGGTGAAATTTGAGATGACCACTGAACGCTGGAATTGGATTGACGCCCAGTATGGTTATGCAATATTCGGGTCCATCATGGAGCTCCCAGCCGAAGGTCCAATCAAGGCCGTCAGCAAAGATTGCCTCATTATGGCGAAAGAAGATTCGAAGTTCCTTTATTTGAGCATCAGCTATCCTGATCTCGCATTTCCTACGTCTAAGCCTTTGGAGAAAATACAAGACATAAAGGTGAAAGAGGAGTACAAAATGGAGAGCGAAGACACCAAAATGCAAGTGGCGCTGAGATATGATGTACTAAAGACCCTACCCACAAAAGCATATGCTCATGGATCCCCGGCAGACTACTTGCCAATAGTTCGGGTTGAGTCGCTATCTTCACCTAAAGCAAACAAGGGAAACAGAGTTGTCTTTGTCAACCTTAAAAATGGATTCAGTGTAGAAGTTAAGTTGAGGAAGTATTCTGAGTGA
- the LOC131781792 gene encoding BRO1 domain-containing protein BROX-like — MVTNKKRNIASAAINSNKMAHWFHRNPIKASAPVTFESIRNVATNSTSSKMLSELKMARVKLLNSLTDPSNDPKSIQQATELYLSLLHGLVNDPAQGSGDSKLRKLVMFKWTNSICGNTPTCSADSVFELTSVCLNVAVWYTKYAAKLAAKGEVTMDEAKEVHTCLRAAGGMFKFVKESLMPRLGDLSAEKGADTDQRVLEAYQMQCVAEAQEVTVARAVELKHKASLISALTNETSKLFTAASDSLKSVEPTKAGKWKKYLDLKAAFYQSYAYCFCGETLLAEDQCGKAIRALQESDKLYKKAEAISHEYFSTRGPGTTARPWQHPFFLKLGPIIRKKLEKANHENGFIYFHKVPAEPPELELKATHGLASPQEFTQPAPHALWSGDTYAGFDASKAHPPPASQAASGDVKPVPEPEDSSPVKPANNSSGCVVS, encoded by the exons ATGGTaaccaacaaaaaaagaaacattgcaTCTGCTGCTATAAATAGTAACAAAATGGCGCACTGGTTTCACAGAAACCCAATCAAGGCTTCTGCTCCTGTTACGTTTGAGTCGATTCGAAATGTAGCGACCAATTCTACCTCGTCTAAGATGCTCTC aGAACTGAAGATGGCCAGGGTAAAGCTGTTAAATTCCTTGACAGACCCTTCAAATGATCCCAAATCAATCCAACAGGCCACTGAGCTTTATTTGTCACTCCTTCATGGTCTTGTGAATGATCCAGCCCAAGGATCTGGTGACAGCAAGCTTCGTAAACTAGTCATGTTCAAGTGGACAAACTCAATTTGTGGAAACACTCCAAC ttgTTCAGCTGACAGTGTGTTTGAGTTAACATCTGTCTGCTTGAATGTTGCCGTCTGGTATACAAAGTATGCAGCAAAACTGGCTGCCAAGGGAGA GGTAACCATGGATGAAGCAAAGGAAGTCCACACATGCCTTAGAGCTGCAGGAGGAATGTTTAAGTTTGTCAAG GAAAGTCTGATGCCACGCCTTGGTGACTTATCAGCTGAGAAAGGTGCTGATACTGATCAGCGAGTGTTGGAGGCTTATCAGATGCAGTGTGTTGCTGAAGCACAAGAAG TTACTGTGGCACGAGCAGTGGAGCTCAAACATAAAGCTTCTCTTATCTCTGCTCTTACCAATGAGACGTCAAAACTGTTTACAGCAGCAA gTGATTCTCTGAAATCAGTGGAGCCAACTAAAGCTGGTAAATGGAAGAAATACCTTGATTTGAAAGCTGCATTTTATCAGTCCTAT GCTTACTGCTTTTGTGGGGAAACACTTCTTGCTGAAGATCAGTGTGGAAAAGCCATTCGAGCTCTACAAGAAAGTGATAAAT tgTACAAGAAGGCTGAAGCAATTTCCCACGAGTACTTCAGTACTAGAGGGCCCGGCACAACAGCTAGACCATGGCAACATCCATTTTTCCTAAAACTTGGTCCCATCATACGAAAGAAGCTGGAGAAAGCCAACCATGAGAATGGATTCAT TTATTTCCACAAAGTCCCTGCCGAGCCACCCGAACTTGAACTGAAGGCAACTCATGGCTTAGCAAGTCCTCAAGAGTTCACCCAGCCCGCTCCGCATGCCTTATGGTCAGGGGATACTTATGCTGGATTTGACGCGTCCAAAGCTCACCCTCCTCCG GCTTCCCAAGCTGCGTCAGGTGATGTGAAACCAGTTCCAGAGCCCGAAGATTCAAGTCCTGTAAAACCGGCTAACAATTCGTCTGGATGTGTAGTATCTTAG